A genomic stretch from Rhineura floridana isolate rRhiFlo1 chromosome 18, rRhiFlo1.hap2, whole genome shotgun sequence includes:
- the FAM174C gene encoding protein FAM174C, with protein MATATRFALAATLLALAAASNKTSRAQNDSALLPGSENHPSREGAGPSTINPARTTTTTSGHSSSSGLLGIRMPAVHRALYVIAGVAGIGLLYYVGGRALRTRKPLRKKYGLLSSSEDHMEMASLESDEDTLFETRNLRR; from the exons ATGGCAACGGCGACGCGCTTCGCTTTAGCGGCGACGCTCTTGGCTCTCGCAGCGGCGTCGAACAAGACGTCCCGGGCCCAGAATGACTCGGCGCTCCTGCCGGGCAGTGAGAACCACCCCAGCCGCGAAGGGGCTGGGCCTTCGACCATTAACCCGGCGCGCACTACGACGACAACATCCGGGCATTCCTCGTCGTCTGGGCTGCTGGGGATCAGGATGCCGGCCGTCCACCGGGCGCTCTACGTCATCGCTGGCGTGGCTGGCATTGGCCTTCTCTATTACGTCGGGGGCCGCGCCCTGcg GACGAGGAAGCCTCTGCGGAAAAAGTATGGCCTTCTTTCCAGCTCTGAAGATCACATGGAGATGGCTTCTCTGGAGAGCGATGAAGATACCCTATTTGAGACGAGGAATCTGAGACG GTGA
- the ATP5F1D gene encoding ATP synthase subunit delta, mitochondrial, whose product MPRDWDLFPSRGVPGVVVRPLPSFASSLALGFAMLPLSRFLARASALGSRGQVRHYAEAAVAGQAQMAFTFASPTQVFYNAANVKQVDVPTLSGSFGILAAHVPTLQVLKPGIVTVFAEDGSSTKYFVSSGSITVHADSSVQLLAEEVALLDQLDVATAKSNLEKALSALASASDEAAKAEAQISVEANEAIVKALE is encoded by the exons ATGCCCCGCGACTGGGACCTATTTCCCTCGCGGGGCGTGCCGGGAGTTGTAGTACGTCCTCTTCCCTCCTTCGCCTCATCTCTCGCCCTTGGCTTCGCCATGCTGCCTCTTAGTCGCTTCCTCGCCCGCGCCTCGGCCCTCGGCTCCCGAGGACAGGTCCGGCACTACGCTGAGGCGGCCGTCGCGGGGCAGGCCCAGATGGCCTTCACCTTCGCTTCCCCCACCCAG GTTTTCTACAACGCGGCTAATGTGAAGCAAGTGGATGTCCCCACCCTGAGCGGGTCCTTTGGCATCTTGGCCGCCCATGTCCCCACCTTGCAGGTCCTGAAGCCTGGAATCGTGACAGTCTTCGCCGAGGACGGCTCCTCTACGAAATACTTTG TTAGTAGTGGTTCCATCACCGTGCACGCCGACTCCTCTGTCCAGCTGCTGGCTGAAGAAGTGGCACTGTTGGATCAGCTCGACGTTGCG ACGGCCAAGTCCAACTTGGAGAAGGCCTTGTCGGCTCTGGCCTCGGCCTCCGACGAAGCGGCAAAGGCCGAAGCACAGATCAGCGTGGAAGCCAACGAGGCGATTGTGAAAGCTTTGGAGTGA